The following coding sequences are from one Arachis hypogaea cultivar Tifrunner chromosome 7, arahy.Tifrunner.gnm2.J5K5, whole genome shotgun sequence window:
- the LOC140174505 gene encoding uncharacterized protein — MPFKPPLLPPSPEKYAVDPPELLAATRAVAGGRFKIAAALCCYSVLLWLLRMWLEAEVAVVVDFGLRRKGLCDAFGLWNCVLRVTGHRYPLMATGRRYPLMATGRRYPLMATGRRYPLMATGRKYPLMIIMRNRETVSGLATGHVGLAW; from the exons ATGCCATTCAAGCCGCCGCTCCTGCCGCCGTCGCCGGAGAAgtatgccg ttgatccaccggagcttctggccgccaCCAGAGCTGTTGCCGGGGGCCGGTTCAAAATCGCAGCTGCTTTGTGTTGTTATTCCG tgttgctatggttattgcgaatgTGGCTTGAAGCTGAGGTTGCAGTTGTTGTtgatttcgggttgaggcggaaaggactctgtgacgcgtttgggttatggaattgcgttttgag ggtgacagggcaccgataccctctaatggcgacagggcgcagataccctctaatggcgacagggcgcagataccctctaatggcgacagggcgcagataccctctaatggcgacagggcgcaaataccctctaatgataataatgcgcaacagagagactgtgtccgggttagctaccggacacgtcgggttggcttggtaa